Below is a genomic region from Cloeon dipterum chromosome 2, ieCloDipt1.1, whole genome shotgun sequence.
attaatgatttatttattggcacAAGAAAGTCATTTGTTTTGCGTAGcggcttaaaaatgtttagtaCACACACCGACACGACACGTTTTTTGCACACTGATGTTACAGTTACATATGTGTGAGCGACCCCGCGAAATTTGACTTCTTGGTCGGCCGTCATCGTTGCCGACAGCTGAGAGCATCCCCTGCCAGAAAGGAGAGACGAGATGAAGCATCGCGCGGGTGACAGGCCCGGCGGAGCTGTGCAAGCGCGTCTTTCCCTCTATCTCTTGCTCTTTCGTGACAAATCGCCTCTTCGTCATGTGCACGGACGCTGAAAAAGAAACCTCGAGACACGAGAATATCCATCCGCACCGTCGCTCTTGAACGGTGAAAAGCAGTCGCAGCCTCCTACTTATTTTATAcatctgctgtgaatttattcGCTCAAATTTGGTTGCCAATCATCGGCTAAATGTTTCCagaccaattttttcataggcgaaagagatttatttcaagtaaatatCTTGCGCAAGAAACATTTTGGGATGTCTTTAATGATTCagaatcatttaaaatacttCACTGTCTGAGACGTtatgagcaaaaataattgcttattcatatgaaataaatcaatagtTACTTAACAAACTTTCGTGCCTTTTAAGCGTTGTACTTATCACAATCGTACATTGCGCTTGCCAAAGCTGTTTTTAAACTGTGTCATTTCCCTTCTTTAAACAATAACTGTAACTGCTATATTTATCGTCtcgggaaattaaaaacaattttttttacacgCAATATTGCCAAAAtcatgttgaaaattaaatgcttccAAGAATTGCAACTTATTGTGACGCACGTGGGTAGACTAATAGGAATTAATGcttaatttgaatcaaattacTAAGCAAAACTGAAGGGGAAAGCTGACaatattggtaaaaatttaatagtccGTCATAAATAgcatttgatattttaggCCTGTTGTTTCTTTACAACTAATTGTCTGAGTGCGGGTGGAATAAATTAACGAATGCTATTAATGCTGTCTGTCAGCTACGAGgggtttgaataatttaccaTCCACGAGTCAGATGCTTCGAAAAATTTAGCTGCGGTCGGTGTGTGCACATTTCGGTCGCGCTTGTTTTacacataattatatatactCTGATTCTCAGCGTCCGTCTCATTAGATGGCATGTTTTCGTTTTGATATTGGGCCACTTTGTCCGCTCAATGGTCCGCATTGTGCTGAGCATGGGCGCAACAATGCGTCGGGGCTGTTTTCGGGCGGAACAAGAAGACGCGTTTCTTCCACTGCCCGACGCACAAACGCCTCGCATGCTTCTCTCATAGTCAGCAGCCGGCCCATATAATATCCTTTGTCCGCTGGGCGCGCAACCCGAGAAACTGCAGGCAGAGCTTCGGTGTCAATGCTATTCCTGTCCTTTCTCAATAAAGATGTGTGCAAGCCCTGTTAATGAGCAGCACGTGTGCCCCCGGCGCGGGTGCTCTTTGCCCCTCACCCGCCCGCCGCAGCCCGACCGAATTTGTTTATTGTAACAGAGACTGTATTATGAGAAAACGCTGGctcaaaacacacacgcacacatcCGAGCCAGTCTTAATATGCCTTGTGCAATCCACTTGGTTGGAGGCAAAACAAAAGCGATTTTGCAGTGCCATGTAAGAATACGaaaactttgttttatttgggaaaaaaacttttaacatGTGTTTTAcacgaaaaaaatatgcatgtaCTTCTCTTCTGATATTTACTGGCGTTAAACAATCATCTCTTGGACTCACACACGAGCCGAAAAAGTTATctcattatatttattctcaGCTTGAAGGTCTCATTCTCAATGACCCGTACAAGACTTCAACGCGTGcactttgttgaaaaaaatgtagaagGTCGCGATGGTTTTCCGCCTTTTCTCGTGGGTCAAAATTCTCAATTTGTCATACACAAAGGCTCATTATGCATTTGCCTAATTTGCGAACATACGCTATGGTTGCCTTGATTTAAACATGCAACACAAAATATTGGATCGACACCAAATTTCCTTTCCATTTCTTAATTTGTTGGTGATTTTAGTGGATCAATAgtcgaattaattttcttatcgAAGCTAAAAGTGAATACAATTCAGGAATAATGATAGCtgaaatacaataatttgtggcaaaatttcaagcagaaaaataagaaGTTGACTTTGTTACATGGACtatatgaaattgatttttttaaattaaaatttgaaaagctaTATACtagtttttttagtaaattgcTTCACACGCTTTCCAACAACCATTTACAATTAATCAATATATCATTATAACATTCTTTTTGTGTAAATCGTATGTAttcgccccccccccccccacacTGGTCTCTTAAAATCAGTCGTTATATCAATTGCTGTGGTATAGCCACCCTAGtagcccccccccccccccccccccgatAGATTTTAAGATAAGATTATAAGCTAAAAAGGAGACGTACATTTTTATGACTCGCTTGATTgtgtttagaaaaatttactcaATTTCTGCCTCCCATTGTTGCAGATTCGCAGTTACAACAATATGGCGAAGTTAACCAACTTGGCGGCGTGTTCGTGAACGGGCGTCCACTGCCCAACGCAGTGCGCTTGCGCATCGTCGAGCTTGCGCAGTTGGGCATCCGACCATGCGACATTTCGCGGCAGCTGCGCGTGTCGCACGGCTGCGTTTCCAAGATCCTGGCGCGCTACCACGAAACCGGCTCCATACTGCCGGGGGCAATCGGGGGCAGCAAGCCACGCGTCACCACCCCCAGGGTGGTCACCTACATCCGCGAGCTCAAGGTCAAGGACCCCGGCATCTTTGCGTGGGAGATCCGCGACCGGCTGCTCGCCGACGGCGTGTGCGACAAGTTCAACGTGCCGTCGGTCAGCTCCATCAGCCGCATTCTGCGCAACAAGGTGGCCCCCGGCACGGGGTCACCGCAGTCTCCGCCGGGGCCACCGTCACCccacccgccgccgccaccacacCACCAAACCGCAGCCCTTTACTCGAGTTTCTTCCCtgcagcggcggcgtcggcgccATTCGGCGCACCAAAGATGCCGCCTCAGGTCGTCTGCCCCACGGGCCCTCGGGGCCACTGTTGGCCCAGTTCGCACTCGGTTTCGGACATCTTGCGCctgtcgcagcagcagccccaGTCGGCCAGCAACTACTACATGTATTTGCAAGGGTGCAGTTCCGTGGTCGGTCACCAGCCGGGCGGCCTGGCTCACCACCAGACCACCTCCCTCTGACCGCCACACGTTGGCCCCCCTTCGCGTTGTGGAGTTCACCTCTGAAGCGCTTAGACTGTATCCCTTCGATGCCGTTTCGCAGCAACCGGTGGTTTTAGGAGTGACCACTGCGTCAGGCGCCACTGGATATCAAGGagtctgaatttttaatttttaagttgctCACGTTGGTACCAAACGCCAGGGGACGATTTCTCCTTAACACACTAATGTTTTAACTGTATTTTGCCGATTACAAACCATtgcattcaaataaatttaggccagtcaattaaaaatttaatatggcgTATATGAGtgataattcaaattttaaaatttaaaaagatgatGGTCTGAATTGAAGTCTTTCAATTtggtttaatttctttgattgACAGGTAAACAGTGCCCCAGGCCTATCCAAATCGTACATACGAAATATGTTTAACTCTATTGTTAATCCTGAATGAGCTATCTTCACTCGAGATAGATATTTCCATTGAAACTGTACCCTCGTAGCTTATTagtcataatatttttctaccaGTTTCGGTTTCACAGTAAAGCAatctatatatatttcataaataagaAAACTCAACCAATGGTTTAAGATGACTAATAAGCATCGAGGATGAGGTCtggtttgcaatttttaatacgtCAAAATGTTCAAAACCATGAggagaaatatatttcaatatttaaattattgtttttaaaaataaaattttagctgtCTTTATGTCCTCTGGTGTCAGCTTCGGAcctttaaaacgttttattaattatgagAATTTAAACGGTTTTACACCGTGGCGTTACGTCTGCTGGTCACTCGCAGAAAATCGGTTCGCGAGAGCAAAAGCAAAACGTTCACTGCTTTGGCGAGTGAAAATGTTGTGATAAAAACAAAGATTCGCAGCGTGCCAGTGAAGTCAAACAAGTCGACTGCGTGTTGTGACATGAACGATTTTTTCCCTCTGAGCGAGACGAAAACTAAAGAACTAATTAACATTCTTATGTGTGTTCAAGTATGTGTCGGCGTTGCTTGTGGTCGTTTTAATTGTGTATCAAAATTGAGGCATTTTTTACAAGTTAATTTTAGCTTAATACGCCCGCCCCAGCTGAGAAATCAGCACGTGGGCTTACGAagtcatatatatatacatacgaATATTGTACACACGCACAgtcttaataattatttaacgaTTTACTAAACATTTCTTGGAACTTCTGGAGGATAAATCACGGGTCGCTTCCCTGGAATTCGGCGATACAACGTTCAACCACCCAGCAGTTTTAATCTTCCTTTCCTGTGACTTTTCCTATTTTgaagagtaattttatttatatatgaatgatatttaattaaataaaaacgaaacaaaCTATATCCAACGCTCTTCTTCCTTTATTTCTCCAGCAGCATACAGTTAGTTGCATTATTCGATaatagtttgaaaaaattatgttggGCGCGCAGATGCTGTGAAACAAAGCACAAGCTGCTctcgtgtgtgagtgtgtattaGCCTTGCCGACTGACTTTTCCAATTACAGCAGAGAATGAGACGCGAGTGAGACTAGAGCGCCGAGTCTGAGTCTCGAGTTTCAGCTTCAGATGCGCCTTCCCTTATTAAAAATGCCGAGTAAAAAAGATATGCGCTCTCTTCGGCCTTAAAAGTATCAAATATCAATTAACTAAATCAAATGCAGAAGGTTTCAAAATCTGCAGtcaaaaagaggaaattgtgGACAGGTTCGAAATTTGTAACCTCTAGGTTCTAATTCTGACACAAAATCTTGAAAGCTAAAAATGACAACTTTTGTGTTCACTAGATTTTCAACTTTAGActgaaagtaatttaaaaagaaatataaatatttatttgaaagtttcATATAATTTAACAACAGAAAGTTACAAAAtccgaatttatttataagataattttagttaaatctgGGTTAATCTTAGTTAAAACAGTGGTAAAGtgagttttattattaaaggtGAGTAACTTAAGTAGTCACTTTCTTGGATTTACAAAAAGTCACGAGTTAGATTCCCGTATcaagtaattttttgcttataaaataaatgtcacctagtttcattaatttatgttcGCAGAGGAagttttctgaatttaaaaaaaaaatccgaaataaaaatttgggcCACCTCTTGAACGATTTCAAGCAAAAAGGGGCAACCTTTCAACTTCTTTGCGAGATTGACTTCAAACGAGCTCGAGGATGCAGattcaagaatttattttaactttaaggGTTTATGAGAGAGCACGAGAGGATAGGAGCCTAATATACCATTATTTCTGAATCTGGGGGAAACGCGAGGGCGGCGGCGAGGAAGTGATCTTCTTTTCTTCTGACAGAACTCGAAGAAACTTTATTCCGTccatttgcttttaatttccgTGCAAGACTAAAACAGAGACAGAGACACACAAGTGCGCGcgtctaaaaatatatcatgtTACACGCACCGCGCGACGTTTAGACAGTGTGGGTGATGAAGGAAGCAACAGCATGTTGTCCCCGCGTCGTTTAACCATTTCAAAGGGGCCGCGCTGTTAATTAAGTTTGCCATTTAAGACCTCGCTCCTTGATTTACGAGCCGGGCCGCTTTTCCTCCATCGCGCAACGCGCAGGGGCGGGTCGCTGCTTAACTGGCCTTGTAATCGCTGGAAATTAGGCAAAAGTGGCCGCAAAATTTGCTACTCTTTCACCCAGAACGCACTCGAACGGCCAATTCTATTAGATGCAATTGGGGGAGCCGAAACTTCGCTGTTTGAATCACGACGATCAgcatttcttttcaaatttttgtcactGATGTACATGGTATTAAATCtacatctttttttaattagtgtaAGATAAATACTAATAAATGAGGTTCATTGCAAGTCGAAAAGTGCTCAATGAGtctccaaataaattttgatgttaattttcaatctttcTGATCTACTCAATTGTTCCTCTCcactttttgtttcttttgaatttgttttaatattattatcacttgggcgaaaataaattgaactaaACTAGCCAAAATAGTATTACATATGatagtttatttaattgaatgaagttaaataaaaattcgtagAGCTCTTTTTTCTGGCACAATTTTACTTTCGCAATATACGgcgaaaacatttttggtttAGGCGGGGATGATTTTCCAGAAGGCTGAGAAGAGCCAGGCGAGTAGGCAGCTGGTGCCGACTGCGGTAAAGCCGGCTGAGACCGTCGACGCGACGCTGGCCGAGCGCACACCGCACCACGCCAGGGCTGCCTCGGACAGTGCTTGGAAAATGTGCTGGCCATCAAAGCCGTAGCACGGTAACAGGTTCAGCAAGGCGAGGCCGGCCGAAAGTGCCGCCAGGTAACTGCTCAGGCAAGGAAAACTCTAATTACGATCCAAggaaggaaacattttttcctaaGTCGAAACAATCCCAATGAAAGataatatcaaaaaatatagttgAACAGTACTCAATTAAGAGGCAGCACCTTTTAGAACATATcgctaaatttttctttggcaaattaataaatttcaatcaaatgaGTAGctagataaaatttaaccgTTATTTTTCAAGTTATGACGCGCgtttcaaacttaaatttaatataacaaGTAGACTCACCAATAAAATCAGCAGAcggttttttttcaatttttatgtgaatttgaacttattttttggaCTTTTATAAAATGCCAAGTCATCAAttacaaacacatttttataatttagagATCTCCTAGCATGGTTCTCACCTGAAACAGTTGTATAGCATTTCTGGGCAGTGAGGAGAAAGGTAGGGCACCGATGGCACCCAGTTCGAGATCTCGACAGTCTGGTAGAGCTCGGCAGGCGTGCCGAGGAACAAGACTGGTGGCCGTTGCGAGTTGGACCGCTGGATAACGACGAGACGCGTGCCGTTGACGGCCGCCTCACCAATCTGTGGCCGCACCGACACCAGGCCGGCCTGACAGAGCGAGTCAGACGTCTTCTGCTTGGACGCTTCAACGACGTCACGTGCGCGTAAGCACCACCTGTAAcagagggaaaaaatattcatggaCTTAAAACCAATGCAAGgtctaaaattataattttagatcTTTACTcaaatgatataaatttagatttaaaattttaatcactgAAAATGTCAGCCTATCAGTCCAACACAACACATTGttagatttttcaaactaaattatgaaactgaagaaaatttcccaaaatttctaaatattgaTCTTTACCTGCAAAATTTGAGCTATTGTGCAAGCTATAGTTTCCAATTGAACGATgacataatttttccataagaGAGCTTATAATACACCCAGATCATAGAGCCAACTCAAATCAAGCCTTCGTAATCAAACATTGAATTTGATATAACTTCATAGTAATGAGAAACAATTAAGAGTAATTCGGACCTGCTGtcattttctgataaaaagcAGAGGTGGTTGCTGAGATCAGGCGAGCAGCAGGACTTGTCAATGTCACGCTTCTCTTTGAGAATCGAAGAAGGAACACAAAAGTCTATCTGCGGCTGCTTTGCAATTCGGTGCAGACAGCTGCGAAAGCTGCTCTTGTCGTGGACAGTGCAATAGTTGACCCCTGTTATGTGATCACCGTAGCTCAAACCAGCTGGTCCAGCCACGCCTGAATTCTGGAAAGAGGCGATGAGAACAGTTATTAGTACATTTAGCAGtcttatttttagtttgtgaTACTAAATGCCTCCTTTCATCTGCgataatttaggaaaaataaatatttttaacagatttgtcacagtaattaaaatattgttaacaacaattttaaacccCGTTAGCAGAGTACTTAGTGAATTCTGATTTTCCTCTCCcctcaaatttgaacaaatttgaatttttttatgcttCTTCAGATTAGCAAatataactttaaattaagtCAGCAAATTGGGATAATTGAAGATCAGAGGAGTTTACTCAAAAAGTGAtagttacaaaaatttcacaaaactgaatttgatttattttagctgcgaaaaagaaaaaatattcatttatgaATGTTCATTTTCCTCCTatgaatttgataaaaattgacaagtTGAAAACAGGTCTCAATTCACTGGCAGAAAAAAAAGAGCGATGAAAAGATCGCAACCCTAATGGACtctttaactaaaaataattcaaaacaattgGCTCCATTGATCTATAATgtataaatggaaaagaacagacaaaaattaattttgcttgtcTTAAAAAAAAGTATGAATTCAATGAGAGGATGATTACCGGGTCGACTTTGGTCACTGCAACGCCCTCGTCAAGTCTGTAAAGGTGCGAATGGGACAGGGCGTAGAGGATGAGTAGCGCCAACAGGGAGAGGACCACGTTGTGCCACACGCCAGCACACAGGATACGCAGCCGACGCCACGTGGCCAGCGAGTTTAGTCGCTGCGTGCTGATCTCAACAGCCGCCACTGGCACCACTAGAATCAGGTGTGCTCTGCACCCAAGCACTGATACCCCTTCCCTGTGGACAATGATATGAGCTGTGAGAGTGAATTTtggattataaaaataatcagtaaGATTAAGAATTAAATGGACTGCTTTACAAGGTGAGATCATTGTTTGTAACCAGAAAGGGTAGAAAGTTGGTTAGTATACTGGAAAAAACACAGCATGAACAACAAAAGGACTGcgatatcaaatttcaatattaatattaatgtatCATATAAGCTATTAAATTCACtaaagcttatttatttattttgattgaaactgtgtacatttatatttttaattgtattataTTACATCTTTGCTTTTTTGAGAGTGttgtaattgtttttcattcttttcttttgtaaagctgtttttgcaatttgtcaAGGCAGGAGAATAgataaatgaatataaataaagcagCATTCTCAGATCTCGAgtaaattgctgaaaatttgaccaaattgattatttgatttttcagtatttattatataatccTGAACTTGAAATTCAACAATGAGTGAGTTTTACAAGTACAGCccttataaatcaatttaccTTCCAGCAGCCAGGGCATGACCAAACTCATGCAGAACTCCACCAATCGCCAGAGCGGCCATGTAATTGCCCACCTGACTCAAAGGCAGGTTGACTCCAGGCACCTGGGAAATCATGCCGTATGTTAGTAGTGAAAGCGCCAATCCAAAAAAGTAAGCGAAAAGACAGAAAGGGGGAAGATAACTACATATTAGGGGTGCCAGACTTCCAAAGCTAAAACCCGGAGATTTTGGACTCCAAAAACCCGGAGATCCCGccgtgttaaattttcagtcccAAACCCGGAGATCTCTGGTCGAAACCCGGAGAGTGGCAGCCCTACTACATATACTAGATGTGAGTCTTACTACAGGTTCCAGGACGAGTCCTGAAGGTTGGTCTGGCGAGCCCTCCTTGTGTGGTCCCTGGCCGAAGAGGCCCCTGAGCACGAGGAAGGCGGCCACGggcatcagcagcagcgacaCTATCACACCAACGCTGAACCAGACGGCCAGCATCTGCGGCCGCCAGTTGGACATTTGCTGGAAGACGCGGTTCAGCGCGGTCGTGTGCCACTGCAGCCGGAGGAAACTCACTTCGAGGCCAGTGCCCTGCATGAAGTAGATGTACGGCAGGTGGCAACAACTCTGCAAAGTTCAGCAAATAAACTCGGATACGTATATCTCGGACGCCGGACTACCTTAAAAATGAGGTCCAGGAAAAAGAGGACGCAGTGCAGAATGAAGATTACCAAAAGAAGATAAGTTCCGTCCATcgtgtttttgtttcttccAGTCGATAACAACGAAAACAGCTAATGCATGGTCTGCTCGCACAGGGTCAGAGTTCGGACATTCTCCGAGGATTAAgacttttctcttttctaTACGAAAATCGATCAGATCTCTACTGTCACATTTTCGCCTCGAAAGTGGTTAACATCAGCACCGTAACATCATCTGACACTCCAGACCAGAACGtatgtaaacaaataatatcttcTGTTCTGTCCACGACTGGTGAGTAGTCGACTCGACCAATCATATTGCTGCATTTGAAACGCCCGCGAAACACATCACAGAGCACAGAGGAGTGTGTGCcatgaaatataatataatctcGTATATATTCgataaattcaattgatttatttgatttccttACAGTTTTGACATGAAGTTTTGTGAcgttaagaaataaatagataataaaatctttttctcGCCGCATAGAGcagcttttttacttttttgagTTTTCACACAACTGTCTGCTTAAGTTTATATTGTTGAGCTCTTTAGTTTATACAGTTTTAGTcaccaaaacaatttttgccccacccaaataaaaatatatatatttttgtcaatttggCGTAAAAACCACTGGAGTGAATATCGGAAATCCACtaattcttcaaaaattgcatgaaaaggtgattatttgaaatatatattttttgctctttttatccctgcccgaggaccggaggaccgggaagggcgcgcactgtactagcacgaatgctgaaacccgggtcccaataacaccgcgaacggataacatgggcgcaccaggccgcacagggacccagcccactgaacggccacttgcctccgcaccgaggactgcattgaaacgctagacatttgtcccgtgaagccaaatcacgcacgatggaaaggtgcaaaccagcaagtagcgagtcggcgccggtgcgcctcccagcccgttgagcaatttgagcatttcgagtcactaaactaaccactttttgccatatctctgacattgggtagccagtattagatctctgaactgctcaaatacctcccattgctttgacactcctgagaatgccttaacaatgcgggCCAACGGCGGGCTTTTATTGAAGTACGAACTATATTGATCAGGCTGTCAAtaattgatataaataaaaaataacgttGTTTCAGAGTCGTGTCACTGTATATGGATACGGCTCTGGAACGTGTTAATAATTACATGCACAAAAACCTGTCTGTAGAGATAATATAGTTCGACTCGTCTAGACCTTCCCCCTAGATTGTCGAAAAGTGATCAACTACTGAACTACCACCTTTACCCTTCATCAGTTTAAAGTTTTACCCTTCagtttaaagttaaaaaatctaaagatCACAACCAGAATTTTCATCGCATTTTTTA
It encodes:
- the Poxm gene encoding paired box protein Pax-1, whose protein sequence is MDTDSQLQQYGEVNQLGGVFVNGRPLPNAVRLRIVELAQLGIRPCDISRQLRVSHGCVSKILARYHETGSILPGAIGGSKPRVTTPRVVTYIRELKVKDPGIFAWEIRDRLLADGVCDKFNVPSVSSISRILRNKVAPGTGSPQSPPGPPSPHPPPPPHHQTAALYSSFFPAAAASAPFGAPKMPPQVVCPTGPRGHCWPSSHSVSDILRLSQQQPQSASNYYMYLQGCSSVVGHQPGGLAHHQTTSL
- the S2P gene encoding membrane-bound transcription factor site-2 protease; its protein translation is MDGTYLLLVIFILHCVLFFLDLIFKSCCHLPYIYFMQGTGLEVSFLRLQWHTTALNRVFQQMSNWRPQMLAVWFSVGVIVSLLLMPVAAFLVLRGLFGQGPHKEGSPDQPSGLVLEPVVPGVNLPLSQVGNYMAALAIGGVLHEFGHALAAGREGVSVLGCRAHLILVVPVAAVEISTQRLNSLATWRRLRILCAGVWHNVVLSLLALLILYALSHSHLYRLDEGVAVTKVDPNSGVAGPAGLSYGDHITGVNYCTVHDKSSFRSCLHRIAKQPQIDFCVPSSILKEKRDIDKSCCSPDLSNHLCFLSENDSRWCLRARDVVEASKQKTSDSLCQAGLVSVRPQIGEAAVNGTRLVVIQRSNSQRPPVLFLGTPAELYQTVEISNWVPSVPYLSPHCPEMLYNCFSYLAALSAGLALLNLLPCYGFDGQHIFQALSEAALAWCGVRSASVASTVSAGFTAVGTSCLLAWLFSAFWKIIPA